A region of the Oncorhynchus clarkii lewisi isolate Uvic-CL-2024 chromosome 29, UVic_Ocla_1.0, whole genome shotgun sequence genome:
CGGAAGAACCCGTTTCAATTATCTGCGACACCTCAAGTGCCACACCTGCTTCTTCAAACTAATTACGTTCATGATGGCGTGCGTTGCAGTTCGCTTGGTAAGAGTTTTAAATTGGCAAACTTTTCTTTAGAACAGTTTTGTTAAAATAATTATTGCTTTTTTGATACCGGTGCCTTTTAATTCAAACGAAGTCGTCTCCCTACGCGTTTCCTATATGGCTATTTTATAGATGTCTTCTCCCATTTTTAGGACAAAGGAGCCCTAAAAAAGATTGATGGAGCCAAAAAAAAGATTGATAACAAAGTGGCGCGTGTTGTTGTGGGACCACATGTGAAGCATCCCCTACAAAACAGGTGTGTTTTCCGGTTGAGAGATTTATTGGTACATTTCAATTACTTGGAAGTTTCTATTTTGTCAATCAGTAACATTTTATAgttgggtgtattcattacgctgattgttgcaaaacgtttcgtcTGCTAAATGTTTTCGCAACCAACCGTTTACTCAACGGAACACTATTAGCAACGAAAATTTTATGTTGGACAAATTCGGGTAGGTTCCTCAATTTAATTTACTCTGTTTGGTTCTTTAACGGTAAATGGTTTATGTTGCAAGATGTAATTTAATGTGCAGGAAGTGAAATCACTTGCAAATCAGATTTAAATTGTTATCTGAATTGTAATATTTGAAGGTCCACCAACCCCTCCTTTTATTCAATCACTTGTGCATTGTGTTTCAGATGGGCTCTCTGGTTCTACAAGAACGATAAGAGCAAAATGTGGCAGGACAATCTGAGGCTCATCACAAAGTTTGACACAGTGGAAGACTTCTGGGCGTGAGTTTTGCAGTTTCCTTGATTTACAGAGGACTAAATGGCTGATATCCTTGACAGTTTTATACCTACTGTGGCGATTGAAACTTCTAGGCAAGTTTCAGTAAATTAAACCTACAAAGGTATATTGAGAACCTATGATGTAGGTCACCACCACTTTGTTTGTTTTCTTgactgaaaatgtattttttttatataggtTGTACAACAACATTCAGCTGGTGAGCAAGCTTTCATCTGGTTGTGACTACTCAGTTTTCAAGGTGACGTAGACTTTTGGAGAAAAGTATCCTTCAATTTGAGATTTACATTTTCCATAATACTTCTCGTACATGTACTCCTATATTAATTGGACTAAAGTGATCCTGTCACTTCCCCCAGGATGGCATTGAGCCAATGTGGGAAGACAGGCGTAACAAGTGTGGAGGACGCTGGCTGATTACACTGTCGAAGCAGCAGAGGCACACTGAACTCGACCGCTTCTGGAAGGAGACTGTCAGTAGTCGGTCCATTCTGCCCAACACTTTCAGTTTTGTAGCACGATGAAAACCAGAAATACTGTTTGCTCAATATTTATGTCAGAATGCGAATTCAAATCCGAATAAAATTATTGGTTACATTATTTAGCAGAAggtattgtgggtgtagcaatgcttgttcctagctccaacagtgcaatatAATCTAACAATACACCCATctgaaagtaaaataatggaattaagaaatactCGGACGATCAATGTCTGAGTACAGAGTATAACTATGTGATGTAAAGACATTATGGACAGTGTggatataatatgtagtatatgtacagcaatagatTAAAATGATAGTGTATACATtatgaaatgggtaaaacagcatgtaaacattaaagtgaccaATGTTCCATGTctctgtacatagggcagcagcctccaaggtgtagggttgagtaaccgggtggtagtcgGCTAGTGAGTAAGTTCAGGGCGGGAGGCTGGgagtgatggctatttaagtctgatggccttcagatataagctgtttttcagtctctcagtcccagctttgatgtacctgtactgacctcgctttctggataATAACGGGGTGAATAggctgtggctcaggtggttgaagTCCTTGATGATCTTGGCATTGTGACAccggtgctgtagatgtcctggagggcaggcagtgtttcccggtgatgcgttggg
Encoded here:
- the LOC139388362 gene encoding eukaryotic translation initiation factor 4E-1B isoform X1, which produces MMACVAVRLDKGALKKIDGAKKKIDNKVARVVVGPHVKHPLQNRWALWFYKNDKSKMWQDNLRLITKFDTVEDFWALYNNIQLVSKLSSGCDYSVFKDGIEPMWEDRRNKCGGRWLITLSKQQRHTELDRFWKETLLCLIGEGFGSFSRDVCGAVINVRAKGDKIAIWTTDTENGEAVTYIGRKYKEGLGLPPKLVIGYQAHADTATKSNSITKNKFVV
- the LOC139388362 gene encoding eukaryotic translation initiation factor 4E-1B isoform X2 — its product is MMACVAVRLDKGALKKIDGAKKKIDNKVARVVVGPHVKHPLQNRWALWFYKNDKSKMWQDNLRLITKFDTVEDFWALYNNIQLDGIEPMWEDRRNKCGGRWLITLSKQQRHTELDRFWKETLLCLIGEGFGSFSRDVCGAVINVRAKGDKIAIWTTDTENGEAVTYIGRKYKEGLGLPPKLVIGYQAHADTATKSNSITKNKFVV